Genomic segment of Salvia hispanica cultivar TCC Black 2014 chromosome 2, UniMelb_Shisp_WGS_1.0, whole genome shotgun sequence:
caccatcatcaaCCCGCCCGTCAATTCTCTTTCATTTGATGGTACCATCGCTTTCACAATTTCGCCGATCAtccacaatttttattttattcatgatttttctttttctacttGATAGTGCTATCAATTTAGCTGATTATTGGGTTTTGATAGTTTTTCTGTAATTCACTTTGATTGATCTCTAGTTATGggagtttgttttattttccaaacTTTTGCCTAAATTTCCAATAATTTGTGAACAAATGTTTTGATTGCTACTTAGGAGGTTTgttttatgttgcaaattttaGCTTTCACCTAAAGTTCTGATAATTTGTGAACATATGATTTGATGGCTACTTACGAGGGTTccagatatatatatatgttggctgaaattttaggagatttAATTGTATTAGCTTCTTTTTCTTGGTCTGGTTGATATGGCTTTCTTTGTAGTGTTATAATTGTCATTATCAGTTGTTGAtgatatatatgtgtgtatcttctttttttggataaatttgagagaggGGTTAAGTGCTGGGCTAGTTCTACCAGTTTCTTGAGTAAGGGCCTATGTAACAGTAGATATTGGGTAATATATTGACTTAGCTTTCTATTTCGAGCAAGGATCTGCAGGAAAGGGAAATGCATCTATGGTTAAACTAGAGATGAAAATGTGTAGTGCATGATAAATATGTTAAACTACAATTATCTCTATGCACATATTCTCCTCCGCTTTATTCTTCAGGCCATGGATCAATTGATAAGAGTTTTGATATATTATCTTTCAAGCTTCAAGATTGCGACACATCATGCGTTTGTTTTGTGTGGGAAGTTTTTTAAGTAAATCGTGGACTTACTCAAAAAAGTAGCTGTGTAGAATACCAATACATTCATGTAACTTTAGGGATAGTGAAAATGTGCTTAGTTTAGTGTTGCTAGGACCTGATGATGATTGTTCGGTTCTTACCCTGACATCTTGTGTCCCAATTCATCAAACTTGATAGAGTAGACTAGGACCAGAATTGATTCATTCGAAATCTTTGCTTAGAGCCATAGGGCTGAATGAAATTCTTTTCAGCCCATTGattaattcttcttctcctctctATTCTGCATGTAGTGTTGTACAGTTTAAAAGACAGCTGCGAGCAGGCGCTGAGCAGACAGGATGTGAAGGCAGTTGTTATCACCGGTATGTAAATGTCATTTATTCCTACTCTTCATGTTGAACACCAAGGATAGCTGTTGTATCAAGTGGTTCTTTTCATGTTCTGAGCAGGTGCAAAAGGGAAGTTTTCAGGTGGTTTTGATATCAGCGCGTTTACGAAAATTCAGAACAAAAGCAGTAAGTGTGGTTGTTTATATTCGCATTCGACAAGTTGATTAAGTATCTCATCTGTGCTTGTTTGCTTTCTAATCACAGTTCAACCTCCAAAACCTGGTTTTGTATCACTGGAGATTCTCAGTGATGTTGTTGCAGGTATATTAAGAAATCCTCCTTTATTGTCTTGAATACTCTTTCAACATATAGGAATAATTTGTTCTTCTGTTTATGCGGTGAACTTATCACTGGTTTAACAATTTTGCATCAGCTGCAAGGAAACCATTTGTGGCTGCTGTTGATGGTCTTGCATTGGGTGGGGGATTGGAAGTTGCAATGGTAAGTTCTGCACCTAAATTCAGTGTTTTCAGGTCCATAtggaaatttcaaaattgttatATGATCTGTTGTTGCTTTTCTACAGGCCTGTCATGCACGTATATCTACCCCTACTGCTCAGTTAGGATTGCCCGAGCTGCAGCTTGGAATAATTCCTGGATTTGGAGGTAAGGAAATAGTTCTTTTCACTGGAAAATAGCATACTTGTTGATTTTCGGCGATTGGCTATCTCATCAAGTGATCAAGCTGCGTTTAACCGTTCTCTGTCGTTTTATAACGTTCCAGTGGTAATATAAAGTGCTCTGTGAGTCTGTTCAGAATCAAAAAGATATTTACAAAGTGTTATGTATTTCAGGCACTCAGGCCCTTCCACGCCTTGTAGGCATAGCTAAGGCTCTTGAAATGATGCTGGTAAGCTTTAAAACTTGCTAATATATgtgttattaattattatttccaaTTTGTTAACGTTGGTTGAGTTTTTTGGCTTCAAGTCTATTTTCAGTCAGTTTATctgtttttctctctaccGTAGACTTCAAAGCCTGTAAAAGGGGAGGAGGCCTTGAATGTGGGACTTGTGGATGCTATTGTTCCACCGAATGAGTTGCTGAATACCGCTCGTCGCTGGGCTCTTGATATTTTGGAGCTTAAAAAACCATGGGTTATCAGTTATTACAAGACTGATAAGTTGGAACCTCTAGGTGAAGCAAGGGAAATACTGAAGTTTGCACGAGCTCAGACTCGTAAACGGGCTCCAAACCTCATGCATCCATTGGTTTGCATTGATGTTATCGAGGAGGGTGTAGTTTCTGGTGCTCGTGCTGGACTTTGGAAGGTCCATTTCTACTCCGATTGTAAATTCcttgaatattaattaccAAAATCTCTTTACACATAAGAAAtgctttgttatttttttattaatccaGGAAGCTGAGGCATTCCAATCTCTCCTGGAGTCGGATACTTGCAAGAGCTTGGTGCATTTTTTCTTTGCCCAGCGGGGTACCACAAAGGTCAAAATTTAATCCTTTAGTAATCAATTAcgatttcattaaataatcaaactgTAACATATCAACTTGAAAAAGTGTCACTCAAGTTctaatgatttttcatgtgaATACAGACgtttcacttttcttttcttgatgCTAACAGGTTCCTGGAGTCTCGGATCGGGGGTTGAAACCAAGGAGTGTAAAGAAGGTCGCTATACTTGGTGGAGGGCTAATGGGCTCCGGAATAGCGACGGCTCTGATTCTCGCTAATTACCAAGTTATCCTGAAAGAAATCAATGATAAGTTCTTACAAGCTGGAATTGATCGAGTGAAAGGTGAGACTTATCCGGTCTCTTTTGTTTCATTATCAACTCTATTGAGATAAATGTACATCTATTTTGACTCGTATCTATTTCTATCAGCAAACCTGAAAAGTCGTGTAAAGAAAGGGCAAATGAGTCCAGAGAAGTTTGAAAAAACTATTGCTTTGCTCAAAGGCTCCCTCGATTATGAAAGCTTTAGAGACGTAGACATGGTGATTGAGgtattgtaaaaaaaattatcaccTTGTTTTTTGCTCTGACTCATGCTGTCCTTTGGCCAACTTTTTTGAAGTAATTTGTTTCCCTAACATGTAACAGGCTGTCATTGAGAATGTATCCTTGAAGCAGCAAATTTTCTCTGACCTTGAGAAATTCTGTCCTCCACACTGCATTCTTGCTAGCAACACTTCTACCATCGACCTGAATTTAATTGGGGAGAAGACTAGGTCTCATGATCGCATTATCGGAGCTCATTTTTTCAGGTAAAAATGATGCAGTTGCTGAATTACACCGTCTGCGTATAACGGCAGATAAAAACACGGTTTTGTATTTACTGCAGCCCTGCCCATGTCATGCCACTTTTAGAAATCGTCCGCACACCAAAGACATCTCCTCAAGTTATTGTTGACTTGCTCGATGTTGGGAAGAAGATTAGGAAGACGCCTGTTGTGGTTGGAAATTGCACAGGCTTTGCTGTCAACCGAATGTTCTTCCCCTACACTCAAGCCGCTCTTCTACTTGTTGAACGTGGTACAGATATCTATAAGATCGATAAGGCAATCACCAAATTTGGCATGCCGATGGGCCCATTCAGGTAGTTTGTAGCTCTTTTTCACCTGAGCACTTATATCCGCCTTTTGATATAGCGTAACACTATCAAGATTTTGACATCGTTGTGTTATGCTTGTAGGCTGTGTGATCTTGTTGGTTTTGGAGTGGCGATTGCCACCGGGGGACAATTTGTCTTGAACTTTCCAGAAAGAACTTACAAGTCTATGCTGATACCGCTCATGCAAGAGGATAAGAGAGCAGGTAAATCTTCGTATCaacctaaaaaaatactccatcttGGCTATACTGAAACATAAATACCTTTAACTTGGCAATGTACCGTCTCTAGGTGAAACTACTCGTCGAGGTTTCTACGTTTATGATGACAAGCGCAGGGCCAACCCCGACCCTGAAATCAAGAAGTACATTGAGAAAGCCAGGGAGATGTCTGGTGCTGCCATCGACCCTAAGGTTACGGTCTCATCTTTTTCTGGGACTCTTGGTCGTAAATCTCGTAATGCATCCCTTTTATTAACTTGTGATGTTGAAATCATGTCCAGTTAACAAAATTGTCGGATAAGGATATCGTGGAAATGATATTCTTCCCCGTGGTGAACGAGGCGTGTCGTGTACTGGACGAAGGTATTGCTGTCAAAGCAGCTGACCTTGATGTTTCTGCTGTCATGGGCATGGGCTTCCCCCCATACAGGTATGCTTAAGCAGTCGATGATGGGAAGAACCCAGTTgtacatttcattttacatAATGATTTCGCGTCTTGAACAGGGGAGGTCTCATATTCTGGGCTGATTCTCTTGGATCCAAATATATCTGCTCTCGGCTGGAGGAATGGTCGAACTCGTACGGAGGATTTTTCAAGCCTTGCTCTTACTTAGCCGAACGAGCTGCAAAGGGTGCACCTCTGGTGAGAACCAGGAACTCGATTTTCTCTATGTTGTCGACTTGTGATAAGTTTATATCTGGTTTCTTGTTACCAAACTGGCTATTGGCGTCGCCTGTGGTGACACACGTGTTTTCTGTTATGTAGAGTCAAATGTCGAGTCCGGTAAAGTCACGCTTGTGAGGTTGCTGTGCGGTTTGCTGGCTATTTGCATCCCCAGGTTCGTTGTTTGATGTTCGTTTCTTGGTTGCATGAAGGGAGAAAAATAATGGAGAGGTGAAGTAGAATAAGGAAGTGTAATTGCAAGAATTGAAAGATGAAGTATAAAACTTTTATTACAAGTGAACTTGTTTGGTTAAATCGTATTTTACTTCATATTTTTGCACTTATTGAGTTATGCAAAGGTTTGAGCAGTTGAATATTCTTCTTGGATTCGATCGTAGTATGTGATAAAACTACATTCACTCATGttacattataaaactaagtaATAGAGTACtaaaaatgagacttctattccacttaattttttccaattaaattttcttcaaaaaaagagtaataaaTCAGGGACCGCTAGTAATACGGAGTATTATTCGTACGTACTAGTTGGAAAGAATGACTGAGTtttggagtagtatttatttagatGGTCCCCTTTTACAATTAAGACAGTTTTGATTCTTATTGAAGCGAAAAGGGCTGAAATAGgataacattaattatatctGTAGCAGAAAGAGACCAACTTTCTTCACCTTCAAATAATCAGTTGATTTAGATTGAATTGGATGCCCTCTGTCTCACACACATATACAACTATTATTAGCAGTTTACAAATTAGAAGATCACAGCTTCTTTTGAAACCAAATATAAAAACTCTCTATATGTACAATTAtgacaaatatttaataaaaatagcgAGTAAAATCACGATTTATTACTGTTTAATGCTCAtctcgaaaaaaaaaatacatagtcTACTTTCTAAACAAACTATATGTTGACCATAAATTTGTGATATAGATGAGATGCAAGCTTAATCACCAATTACAAATCACAAAGTCTACATCTTCAATTTCCCTATTTTTTCCTCTAGAAAGTCTTAATCAATATTATTCCAATTCTAGTATGAGAGGCATTCTTGTGGATGGAGATGCTTTAATAATGAAAAGGACTAAATCAAATAACCGAAAGAAAACAACTGGAGTTTGGTTGTCATATTCATATTCCTTCGTAATTACGAAATTAGTAATTATATTTGTCTCAGTTTTATGAcacttgagtcattttttagttatgaaatttaagaaattatcatttagttaaaatataaaagaaaataaagtaggagaaagaACAAAGAATGAAATAGGAGAGCAACAAAGTAAgtaaatttgaatatgttatttttgctataaatgaaaattattcaaataacatGAGATTAAATAAGTACTCCTAGTATTTTGTATAGCctaaattgacaaaaaaaaattacaaaagaagGTTGACCGAATTCTGATCAATACTGCAACTTTCAATATCGgtcaattatattataaatttaatatgagTCGAGATTCCTATGCAGAtggattaaaatgaaaaaatgttagtaaCTCTTATTCACCAACgaaaggaataaaaaaaaacaaaatattcaactgCGTAAACCAAGTCATATAAAACAACTAAccaatcatatttttaatttttcagtaTGCACCGTCACATTAAAAAGTTTAGACAATTTTTGGTTattaaatatgagaaaatatcaaaattttataaatgggagtaattttctaaaatacaAGATTGACAATTTACCATTATGTATATTTAGGgtagtaaatattaaatggtGGTGTAGTCTGGTTTGCACGTGCTCATGGGGACTCACATCTGCCCATTCGCCATTAACCACTTTGCTTCAACTCCATTCTTCGCATTAAAATCACATATCCCTTTGCCATTGccacctctctctctttctctctcatctcttcCCCCATTTTCTTGCACGGCACCAGTAGCAGCAGCACCTCCACTCTTTTTACAGAACTAACAGAAAAATCAAAGATCCCACAaatcaagattcaatttttaccTCAAATTCCCGATCCAAAACGCAATCAGAGAAACGGATGGAAGCGGTGCATGAAGACGGCGGAGAAGGCGGCATGCAGTGCGCCAGACACCCCTTCCGCCACAGCAGCCCCTCCGGCGGCATCTGCGCCTCCTGCCTCCAAGAAAAGCTCGGAAAACTCGTCTCCTCCTCCTACGCCGTCGCCGTCTTcccctcctcctccgcctcctcctcccctTCTTCCAGatctgccgccgccgccgccgcagaCTCCTCCTCCGGTAGCAGTCGGAAGCTGCCCTTCGCCTCGAAGAAGAAGTGCAAGGAGGAGAGGAGCTCGGAGATGGTGTTTAAGCGGAGCAAGTCCACCGCCACTCCCAGGAGAGGAGGCCTCCATTTCTTCGACCAAGACTACAAGACTCCCACCAAGAGAAGGTTCTGGAAGTTTCTCCACTATTCCAAGCATCCCACTTCAAGAAAGGCCGACAAACATGTAAAAAATCTAAACTTCTCATCTCCCACCACcgagggagagagaaaaagagatgAATTTGTAGCTGTGGACGATAATGAGACCACATTTGATAGAAAAGTTTCAAGATCCAGATCTGTGGGGTGTGGGAGTAGGAGCTTCTCTGGTGATTTCTTTGAGAGGATTTCCACAGGCTTTGGTGATTGTACCTTGCGAAGAGTTGAGTCTCAGAGAGAAGGGAAGCCGAAGATGAAGCAATCTGATTGCAGTAGGCAGAGGGCTAGATGTGGTGGGATCTTTGGGGGATTTGGGTTGacttcatcttcatcctcttcACATCTGATTGCAGCTTCAGACAGAGGTGGGAAATCAATGGTGGGACTGGGACATCTCTCTCATGGGAGGACCAAGAGTTGGGGTTGGGCTTTGGCAAGTCCAATGAGGGCATTTGGGAAGAGTTCTGCTGTGAAAAGGGGTGATGTTTCAGCCAAGAATGCAGCTCCTAACTTGGCTgctattccctctctcttggCTGTGGGTGGCtgaggagagagagggagagatgATTAAGTTTGATGAGTATGTTAGAAGATAGTATAccttaaattattactactacattcTTGGTTGATGCTTGGttattgctctgtttttcatcCATGGTTTTGAGATGTTTGGATGATTGTTGAATGCTTGGTTATTGCTATGTTTTCATATCATCCATGGTTTTGAGATGTTTGGATGATTGTTGGTTTGATTACTCTAGTGTTGTGTAGTTTATCTTGGTCATCTTTGTATGATGGTAACTTGGTAAGTGTAATGTGGTGGTCAAATATTgggaataaatatatactcctatatttaccttttgttttcttttgtatggtttaattatttcatctctccAAAACATGGTTCTCAgtccaaaatggtaaaagaaATACACACACATCATTTTACTATGCTTTCTTGTGATTTGACATagaatcaaaattttggagattgcatttgaatttgtcttttttgttttctttttccatcGCTTTTATCAGTTGTTGATTTTATCGGAAAGTTCAAAAGTTGAAAGCAAAATTCTTGAAAAGATGCAATTTCTTTTGGTTGATGAATACTCACTTTATTGCATGGTTTTATAGTTACTTTTCATGCAAAAGAGGCTTTTATGGGATTTGGTGCTTGATCCCCACTTTATGTCTCCATGAAGGAGTCTGTCTAGTTTGTTtgtagatttatttttaaaataaaaaataaaatcaaaatatcaattttgagAACATATGTCACAAGATTATTTGAGGACCCACTATTGGTTGTGTGCAATGAATGATTGTGAGAAGAGAGGAGAAATAAGATGGAATACAAAATTTAGGTCACAAGATTTTGGTAGAAAAAGACACATTTCAAAGGCCTTAGTTAGATCCAATGAAATCTAAACTCCTAAGTAGCACACCTTCATTTCGTTAGACTTAGTATTTATGcatattaatacaaaaatattcatCATCTATTcgatgaaaaaagtaatttatgtTACTTTTGATTCGATTATCGTGAACTGGTCAAGTTGGTTTTCATACCTAAGAAGCTCGATTTGTAGACAATATCGATGTTGCACTTTTTTAAGGGAACATGTTTTtgtcaacaaataattaaaagaaaaatattaagagAATTTTGAATGATATGGAACTTTTGAGAGAACTTTTCTTACATTCAAAGGTATATCTATAAACCTTATCTTATTATTGGTCTTAGCTGATAATCATAGCACTATTCTCATCAAATAATTGGCAATAATTTCAACAATGCAATTAAGCTCAAATTGACAAGAAAACATTGTTGCTAGGGATTTGGAATCGCTCTTCTTATCCTATATATCCCATCCATCCTATCCAATTATTAACCATTTTATCAAGACAAGAAACATGGTTAGTGCTCCCTCTAATTGCCACAACATTGATAAGATATATGTACAGTCCTCAAAtagtcaaataattaatatggtAGAACATCATCACACCATtcaataaactaaaaaattacatattcatGAACACCCTAATATTTTGTGGGAAGATTACAAATGCTaaccaccaaaaaaaatattgtgttGGGGAAAATTGACTATGGTGGAGCATATGATTATAACGTAACATGAGATTCAAAAGGGACATATAGAACCCACAATAGTTGGATATGGGGAACTTGTGAGATATTTCAAAGTTTTGGGAGGTCCTTGAATTTTTgggtaattttttattgtgacACAATTTAATTTGCTTGCATAATTGTATTATATAGGATCTTAAGCATGACGTGTAGGATAAGGTGAATAgtaaaacattaaataatatcaaGACAATTGGTTTATGGAGGATCACATAGGATGTGTGTGAGTTGTACTTTAAAAACTAGGATGGGGGAATAtagtaactattttttattaattaaatcaatactCCATTTCGTTAGTTGAGCTCAATTTATTTACTCTTCATACGCAATTTTCTTGGACTAATGCATGCCAACATAGACAAATTTACTTCCTTagcatttaattattaattcattgCCGTAACATGTAAAATGGCCAACATGAAAAGTATAGTACTACCACTTTTAATCGTACATATCATTGATAAAAACTTGctaaaacaaattcaattcaagcaaaaaaaaattcaaaaaaaagcAAGAAGCATAACTGATAAATGAAAGCATTTATGCAAAAGGGTCACGTGGTAGGGGTAGATGATCTTCATCTCCTGtcatatcaatatattattgtaaCCTGTCACTTCAATTCAGATATTGCatcctatttaatttttcatgtttctatagaatattattattaataataaatagtacaaataaaaaaagacgGCCTTTGTTTTGatctttatttgatttggGTTTTGGCCTATATAGATGATATCCACTGAAGGCCCAATTGCGTTGAAACGGAAGAATTTCATACTAAAAGATTTGAAGTTTGCATACACAATGATCACAATTGCAAGTGAGATACAGGGAAAATGCTGTCCATCTGGAGCTATTCAACATCAAACATTCAAACCTGAAGAACCCTCAACGATTCGAAGCAAGAAAACGAGGGCGAGTTTGTGCTTTTCTTCAGAACATCAGCCGGAAACTAGAGATGAAAACTTCAATCCCTGTGTTGTCTAAAAACTTGGCCACACGCTCTGCTTTGGCTCCGGATTTGTGATCATAGGAGTTAGTGCTTGCGCGTGCAATCTGAAAATCCAAGCAACATTTCTTACACTCATTGATCATGCACAGCATTTCCAGAAGCAGAAAATCATGGTGCATTAGTGCAAGTCAACTTTTTCTTATGTTGAGCAAAGAGTGAAGGTGCTTAATTATAAGTGGTAGGAAACACAAATGGAAACTAGAGATGGCTACAATGGAAAAGATCAGCAATGGCAAGACCTGAACTATGTTATGATTAAAGAAATATACGagcttctatatatatagtctaATGAAGATTATAACAAGGAAACAACAATCACAGAATAAATATGATGCAATATACTTCACCAGCCCCTTCAGAAATATCTTGTTTCATTGATCGATTCAAGAAATATGCATTTTCAACAAGGCAAAGAT
This window contains:
- the LOC125203706 gene encoding glyoxysomal fatty acid beta-oxidation multifunctional protein MFP-a translates to MSSSTGRTTLDVGADGVAIITIINPPVNSLSFDVLYSLKDSCEQALSRQDVKAVVITGAKGKFSGGFDISAFTKIQNKSIQPPKPGFVSLEILSDVVAAARKPFVAAVDGLALGGGLEVAMACHARISTPTAQLGLPELQLGIIPGFGGTQALPRLVGIAKALEMMLTSKPVKGEEALNVGLVDAIVPPNELLNTARRWALDILELKKPWVISYYKTDKLEPLGEAREILKFARAQTRKRAPNLMHPLVCIDVIEEGVVSGARAGLWKEAEAFQSLLESDTCKSLVHFFFAQRGTTKVPGVSDRGLKPRSVKKVAILGGGLMGSGIATALILANYQVILKEINDKFLQAGIDRVKANLKSRVKKGQMSPEKFEKTIALLKGSLDYESFRDVDMVIEAVIENVSLKQQIFSDLEKFCPPHCILASNTSTIDLNLIGEKTRSHDRIIGAHFFSPAHVMPLLEIVRTPKTSPQVIVDLLDVGKKIRKTPVVVGNCTGFAVNRMFFPYTQAALLLVERGTDIYKIDKAITKFGMPMGPFRLCDLVGFGVAIATGGQFVLNFPERTYKSMLIPLMQEDKRAGETTRRGFYVYDDKRRANPDPEIKKYIEKAREMSGAAIDPKLTKLSDKDIVEMIFFPVVNEACRVLDEGIAVKAADLDVSAVMGMGFPPYRGGLIFWADSLGSKYICSRLEEWSNSYGGFFKPCSYLAERAAKGAPLSQMSSPVKSRL
- the LOC125203707 gene encoding uncharacterized protein LOC125203707, giving the protein MEAVHEDGGEGGMQCARHPFRHSSPSGGICASCLQEKLGKLVSSSYAVAVFPSSSASSSPSSRSAAAAAADSSSGSSRKLPFASKKKCKEERSSEMVFKRSKSTATPRRGGLHFFDQDYKTPTKRRFWKFLHYSKHPTSRKADKHVKNLNFSSPTTEGERKRDEFVAVDDNETTFDRKVSRSRSVGCGSRSFSGDFFERISTGFGDCTLRRVESQREGKPKMKQSDCSRQRARCGGIFGGFGLTSSSSSSHLIAASDRGGKSMVGLGHLSHGRTKSWGWALASPMRAFGKSSAVKRGDVSAKNAAPNLAAIPSLLAVGG